AAACGTTTAGCGACAGGCAATCTTCACTTCCTTTTAATTCGGCACCACCCTGTGCTGCCATGCTGCCAAATTTCTGGCAGGATAAGGTATCCTTCCACGGTGCCGCCGGCTGGGGCGGCATAAAACGCAAAGGACCAACAGGCGCTTTAGCATACGGAATGCCTTTAAACACCAATGTTGGCCCTTCTTCAATTCCTTTTATCCATCCGCCGGATATTTTGGTTGTTACTGTTTGTGCTGCCGAGTTTAAGTTGAATACAATGATCAGCAAAAAAGCACAGGTTAATACCCGGCAGATGTTTTTTTCCATATTGATGTTTTACTATACTATAAGTGGCGGGCGGCTTAAGTGCATTATAAGCACTAACCGGTTATACAAATATCATTAAAGAGAACCTAATTTTAAACATAAACCCAGGCTTCAACTTACAGTTCGAGGCAAAATTGGTAATTATTTATCCCTGGCCACTTCGGCCCGCATCTTCTTCACTTCGGCGGCGGTAACAAGGCTGCTGTTGTTGCCAAAATTATTGCGGATGTAGGTTAGTACCGCAGCAATATCAGCGTCGCTCAAAAAATCGTGTTTGGGCATGGCGCTGTTGTACGGGTGATTTTTCACTTTAATGGGGCCATCCAGGCCTTTCAGCAATACACGTATGGCCAGGTCTTTATCCATGTATTTCCCGCCGGTTACCCACTCCGATCCGCTTAGCGGCGGAATCATGTTACCATCACCCCGACCGTTTTTTTGGTGGCAGTTGGCACAATAGGTATTGTAAACTTTAGCGCCGCCTTTAAGCATGCCGGTTTGCAAATCACTTTTCATTACATCGGGCAGGCGGAAGCCGGGCAGTTTTTTGCGTTGCTCCATGCCGGCCAGCTGTGTTGGAGTAAATTGGGTTTTATCGCCGGTGTAGCTCACTTTCCAAACTTTGCCTTTTTCTGTTTCGCTGATATAAAGCGAGCCATCAGGCCCCATAGCCAAACCCATAGGGCGGTAAGTTGCTTCGCTAACGCTTACTACGGTGTTTTTACCCGCAAACCCATCGGCAAAAATTTCCCATGCGCCGGCAGGCCTGCCATTTTTAAAAGGCACAAAGCATACAAAAAAGCCGGCCTGCGGGTATGGCGAGCGGTTGGTTGATCCATGAAAAGCTATAAAAGCCCCGTCTTTATACCTCGCCGGGAATTGGTTGCCGGTGTAAAACAACAAATCGTTAGGAGCCCAATGTGCGGCGAAAGCCATAATGGGTTGGGTGTATTTGGCACCATTGCCCGCTTTTTTACCATCGCCGCCGTACTCGGGGTTAAGTAGTTTTTTCTTTTTTATGGGATCATAATAGTAATAAGGCCAGCCTGCATCAGTGCCTTTGGTCACTTTGATAAACTCTTCGGCAGGCAGCACGGCGCTTTGCCAGGCCGTAAACACTTTGGGGAATTGCAGGCGCAAGTCGTCGCGGCCGTGAGCTACTACGTACAGGCAGTTATCGACAGTGTTCCAGTCCATTGCCACAATACTGCGCATTCCGGTGGCATAACGGATGCCATCAGCCTGAGTTTGATTTGGCTTAGCCTCATCAAACTGCCAGATGCCCCCATATTGCTGCAAAAGCGGACAGCCCTTTATTCCCTTCGATCCCGGAACGCGGTTCTGCTCCTGGCAGGCATTGGATGGTGCGCCGTAAGCTACATACATGTGCCCTGCACCGTCAAAAGCAAGTGGTTTGGCGTCATGCTCGTGCGGGGCGGTGGCATCGTGCAATATCAATTCTAAAGGAGCATCGGGCACCAGTGTTTGCGTGTTTAATTTAACACGGTAAACATTAGCCTCCGAGCTGAAGTACAAATAACCGTTATGTACCCGCATACCTGTACCGTACGGACCTTTATCCTCATAATCAGCAAACTTTTTAATGATGTCTGCACGGCCATCCCTATTGGTATCTCGCATGGCCACGTTGCCGCCAATCGAATCGGGAAAGCGGAGTTTTACATAGATATCGCCATTGCTGTTAACCGCAATGTGCCTTGCGCGGCCTTCCAGGCTGTCAACAACAACAACAGCTTTAAACTTGCCGGGCAGGAACAAGCCTCCATTGGCAGTATCCCTGGCTGGCAGCGTTATTTTTATGCCGATGTTTTTAAAACTGATAACAGAAAGCGCGCACAGCATCAGTAAAATACCGATCACGGTTGTTTTATTTTTCATTACAGGCAGACAGATTATGCTTAAACGGGACGGTTGCTTAAAAAGCAAGTCCTGCTATAAAAGCGATTTTGATGGCAAATGTTTAGTTAAGATTTTATTTTTTGAAGAGATGATGGTTATAAACGCGGGAAGTAGTGGGGATGTAGGGGATTGAGAATCTTCCCGAACCCAATAGCCCGAAATCGTTTTTGTACAACAGATAGCTTTTTGTAAATTGATATCGATTAATATTTTAATGATAGCTTTGTATTTATGGACTATATTGAAATAAAAGGGTACAAATCCATCAGGGAGGCCAAAGTGGAGTTAAAACCGATTAATATTTTGATTGGCGCTAACGGCTCGGGTAAGAGTAACTTTATTTCATTTTTTGATTTTTTAAATAGAGTTGGCACACAAAACCTTACAGAATATACAGGTCGAAGCGGTGGCGCAGAAAAGTTTCTATATCAAGGCAGCAGGGTGACTCCCCAAATAAGTGCATCTATTTCTTTCGAAAAAGGAATAAATACCTATTCATTTACCGTAGAAAGTGAAAATGACGGATTTATCTTTACAAAAGAGCAATTGTGGTTTCGAAATATTGCAAAAGATATCACAAATTTCAAGCCGGAATCTTCTGTTAAAACAACATCAACGGATATTGCAAAATATATAAGAGAACATTTAGATGGCCTGAAAAAATATCATTTTCATGATACCGGTAAAAACTCGCCGTTCACTCAAATGAGCAATGTACAAAATGGCTCTTACCTCTTTTATGAAGATGGAAGAAATCTTGCGTCATTCTTAAATCACATAAAGCAAAATGAGCAAATTGTATATAATCGCATCATAAAAACCATTCAAAGCGTCGCTCCCTACTTTTCCGATTTCTTTTTACAAGCTAATGAAGAAGGCCATATTCGGTTGCAGTGGCAGGATAAATACAGTTCAACTATTTATGGGGCCTCAGATCTTTCTGACGGCACTATTAGATTTATTGCACTATCTGCTTTATTCTTGCAACCAAGATTACGAAAAAGTATAATTATCGATGAACCTGAACTGGGATTGCACCCGTTTGCTATTACAAAGTTGGCCGGCATGATAAAAAGTGCAGCATCGAGGGGTACACAAGTGATTGTTGCCACTCAATCAGCAGAACTTCTTAATTATTTTGAACCGGAAGATATCATTACAGTCGACCAAATTAATGGGCAAACCGAATTTAAACGGTTGCAAAGAGACCAACTATCAGTTTGGCTCGATGACTATTCGATAGGTGATTTATGGCAACAAAATATTATTACGGGAGGGCAGCCGTAAGCAATTATGAAGAGGATTATAATAATTTGCGAAGGACAAACCGAGCAGGAATTTTGTAGACAGGTATTGCAGCCACATTTCAATGCAATTCACATAGATTATCCAACAATAAAAAAATCAGGAGGCGGAATTGTATCGTGGTCTGCTCTGAAAAAACAAATAGAGAATCATTTAATAGAGGAAAAGTCGGTCATCGTTACGACTTTTATTGATTACTACGGAATTCAAGACAGGTTTGCTTTTCCGGAATGGGCTGCTTCAAAAAAAGAAATGGATAAGGGCAAAAGAATGAATTTGCTCGAAACTGCCATGCACTTAGCTATCGCCCCATCCTTAAACCACAGATTCATTCCTTATATTCAACTACATGAATTCGAGGCATTGTTATTTAACGATATTAAAATATTTGAAGACAACCTTAGAGAAGACGATTTTAAGAAAACGGAACTCGAACAAATCATTCAACAGTATCCTAATCCTGAATTGATTAATGACACTCCTGAAAACACACCATCTCGGAGGTTAATTAGGCTAATTGATGGATACGATAAAATTATTTACGGGGCGGGCTTAGCCGAAAGCATCGGCTTAGAAAAAATAAGAGCCAAAAGCCCCCGCTTCAACAACTGGATCACTACACTCGAAAACCTGTAACATCACCATGCCCCTACAAAACAAATTAGGCCTCTGGACCAGCACCTCGCTGGTAATTGGCAACATGATAGGTGCCGGTATTTTCCTGATGCCTGCCGCTATGGCCAATTTTGGGAGCATTGGTTTGCTGGGCTGGGTATTTTCGGCAATTGGTTCGTTTTTCCTGGCTAAGGTTTTCAGTAACCTGAGTAAGCTGCTGCCTCATGCTACCGGCGGCCCTTACGCCTATACCCGCCACGGCCTTGGCGATTTTATTGGTTTTTTGGTGGCCTGGGGGTATTATCTTGCCGTGGCCTGTGCCAACGCGGCCATTACCATATCGTTTGTGAGTGCGCTGAGCACATTTTTTCCAATATTGGCAAGCAGCAGCGTCATTGCCGTTGGTACGGGATTGTGTTCCATATGGCTGTTAGCCTATATCAATATGCAGGGCGTTGTTACAGGCGGAAAACTGCAACTGATTACCACTATTTTAAAGGTATTACCGCTGTTACTGGTTGCTGTGGGCGGTCTGTTTTTTATCAAAGCTGCAAATTTTACACCTTTTAACAGCAGCGGCGGCAGTGTCATCAGCGCACTACAGGCTACCGCCACCATGACCATGTTTGCTTTTATCGGCATTGAAAGCGCAACAGTACCATCGGGCAGCGTAGCCAACCCCGAAAAAACGGTGGCGAGGGCCACTATGCTTGGTTTATTGATTACCACCTTTATTTATGTATTGGGAAGTGTAAGCGTTATCGGCATTATCCCGGCAGCGCAATTGCAAAAATCAGTTACCCCTTATGCCGATGCGGCCGTTGCTATTTATGGCAACAGTGCCCGTTACTGGGTTAGCGCGGGTATCGCGATAGCCGCTTTTGGCTCGTTAAACGGCTGGACGCTGCTGCAGGGACAAGTACCTTATGCCATTTCAAAAGACAAGCTTTTCCCGCCAATTTTTAGCCGCACCAATAAAAAGGGCGTGCCTTACATGGGTATCATCATCAGCAGTGTTATGGTATCGCTGTTCATGACCATGAACTACACCAAAGGCCTGGTAGCGCAATTTAAATTTCTGCTGTTGCTTTCCTTACTGAGCGTACTCATCCCCTACCTGCTTTCGGCGGCGGCATACCTTGTTATCAGGGTGCGTAATAATCCTAACGCGGGCGGCTGGGCCGGTGCCGTTGCACTGGCTATATTTGCCTTTGGCTATGCCCTTTGGGCTATTGCCGGCGCAGGGCAGGAAGCCGTTTATTACGGCTTTTTATTGCTGATGGCCGGCATTCCGTTTTATGTTTGGGCGGCGTTAAGGAAGAATGCGGAATAATTTGAAATAACGGAGTAAACCTTCTACAAAAGGCAAAACGCATCACGAGTGCCTCCCGCCGTACTTGATTTGCATGGCGGGAGACGCATGTGATGCGTTTACAAAAGGCCCTCCTCTTCAGTGCGGGTTAGATTGGCTTACTTCTCGTTACTCATTGAATAAGGCACATCAGCATCTTTAGTGCCGCGATCTTTATTAGGCGTAGCCTGCATATCAAAATCAAGCACGGCTCCATTTAATAAACCTTTGTGGCTTAACCAGTTGTTGGTGTATGGTTTGCCATCAACGGTTAGTGTATTTACATAACGGTTTTCATAGCTGTTTTTAGGGGCGTTGATGGTGATGATTTTACCATTCTCGAGATTAACAGTTACTTTTTTGAATAAGGGTGCACCTAACACATACTGATCACTGGCCGGGGTAACCGGGTAAAAGCCCAATGATGAGAAGATATACCAGGCCGAAGTTTGGCCGTTGTCTTCATCACCGCAATAACCATCAGGCGTGGCCCTGTACAAACGGTTCATCGCTTCACGCACCCAATATTGGGTTTTCCATGGCTGCCCGGCGTGATTGTATAAATAAATCATGTGCTGAATAGGCTGGTTACCATGCGCGTATTGGCCCATACCTGCAATCTGCATTTCGCGGATTTCGTGGATCACACCGCCGTAATAGCTATCATCAAATACCGGTGGCATTTCAAATACCGAATCCAATTTGGTTACAAACTGCTGCTTGCCGCCCATCAGGTTAATCAAACCTTGGATATCATGGAAAACACTCCAGCTATAGTGCCAGCTATTGCCCTCGGTAAAGGCATCACCCCATTTAAATGGATTGAATGGTGTTTCAAACTTACCATCCTTGTTTTTACCCCGCATCAGTTTGGTTTGCGGATCGAACAGGTTGCGGTAGTTCTGGCTGCGTTTTTTATAAACCTCTATCTCTTTTTTAGGTTTACCCAATGCCTTACCTAACTGGTAAATGGCATAATCGTCATAAGCATACTCAAGGGTACGGGCGGCATTTTCGTTAATCTTTACATCATAAGGCACATAACCCAATGTATTGTAATACTGCACACCGCGGCGGCCGGTAGCATTAGGCCCCTCATTATTAGCACCATGTTTAAGGGCTTCGTACAGGCTTTCGATATCATACCCACGCAAACCTTTCAAATAGGCTTCGGATACTATAGATGCCGAGTTATTACCTATCATACAATCAGCATAACCAGGGCTCGACCACTCCGGTAACCAACCGCCTTCTTTGTAATCATTCACCAAACCTTCCTGCATTTCTTTAGCTATTGATGGGTAAACCAGATTCAGGAAAGGGTATAGCGCGCGGAAAGTATCCCAGAAACCGGTACCGGCAAACAGGTAACCCGGCGCAACTTTGCCATTGAATGGGCTATAGTGCACATTTTGCCCGCTGGCATCAACCTCATACATTTTATTGGGGAAGAAAAGCATGCGGTAAAGGCTGCTATAAAAAGTGCGGGTTTGATCGAGCGTGCCACCTTCAATATTGAGGTGGTTAAGGGTTTTGTTCCAGGTATCTTTTGCTTTTTGGCAGGTTGTTGCAAAATCATCGTTAGCCAATTCGCGTTTCAGGTTAAGCTCGGCCTGTTCAATGCTGATAAATGATGAAGCTACTTTAACGTGCACTTTTTCACCTTTGGCGGTTTTTAAAGTGATAACCGCGCCTGCATGATCACCGGTATACTCCAGCGCGCCGGCATCTTTTTTCCAATCGTGCCATGCCGAGGCCAGCGCGAATGGTTTATCTACATAAATAACAAAGTAGTTTTTAAAATTGGCCGGTACAGCGCCGCTGTTTTTAGTGCTGTAGCCAACAATTTTTTGCTCGCCCGGAATAATTTTCACGTACGATCCTTTATCAAAAGCATCGATTACCAGGTGCGAACTATCGCTTTTAGGGAAAGTGAACTGGAAACTTGCCGCGCGTTCGGTTGGCGTAATTTCGGTAGTTACATCATAATCGGCCAGGTACACGCTGTAGTAGTATGGTTTAGATACTTCGGCTTTGTGCGAGAACCAGCTGGCACGATCTTTCTCGTTCAGCTTTAAGGTTCCGGTTTCGGGGAAGATAGAGAACATGCCG
The sequence above is a segment of the Mucilaginibacter celer genome. Coding sequences within it:
- a CDS encoding c-type cytochrome, giving the protein MKNKTTVIGILLMLCALSVISFKNIGIKITLPARDTANGGLFLPGKFKAVVVVDSLEGRARHIAVNSNGDIYVKLRFPDSIGGNVAMRDTNRDGRADIIKKFADYEDKGPYGTGMRVHNGYLYFSSEANVYRVKLNTQTLVPDAPLELILHDATAPHEHDAKPLAFDGAGHMYVAYGAPSNACQEQNRVPGSKGIKGCPLLQQYGGIWQFDEAKPNQTQADGIRYATGMRSIVAMDWNTVDNCLYVVAHGRDDLRLQFPKVFTAWQSAVLPAEEFIKVTKGTDAGWPYYYYDPIKKKKLLNPEYGGDGKKAGNGAKYTQPIMAFAAHWAPNDLLFYTGNQFPARYKDGAFIAFHGSTNRSPYPQAGFFVCFVPFKNGRPAGAWEIFADGFAGKNTVVSVSEATYRPMGLAMGPDGSLYISETEKGKVWKVSYTGDKTQFTPTQLAGMEQRKKLPGFRLPDVMKSDLQTGMLKGGAKVYNTYCANCHQKNGRGDGNMIPPLSGSEWVTGGKYMDKDLAIRVLLKGLDGPIKVKNHPYNSAMPKHDFLSDADIAAVLTYIRNNFGNNSSLVTAAEVKKMRAEVARDK
- a CDS encoding GH92 family glycosyl hydrolase yields the protein MKKLLLLAFAFLPAALSAQEKPATLVDYINPLMGTQSKPSLSNGNTYPAVALPWGMNFWTAQTGKMGDGWQYTYDADKILGFKQTHQPSPWMNDYGMFSIFPETGTLKLNEKDRASWFSHKAEVSKPYYYSVYLADYDVTTEITPTERAASFQFTFPKSDSSHLVIDAFDKGSYVKIIPGEQKIVGYSTKNSGAVPANFKNYFVIYVDKPFALASAWHDWKKDAGALEYTGDHAGAVITLKTAKGEKVHVKVASSFISIEQAELNLKRELANDDFATTCQKAKDTWNKTLNHLNIEGGTLDQTRTFYSSLYRMLFFPNKMYEVDASGQNVHYSPFNGKVAPGYLFAGTGFWDTFRALYPFLNLVYPSIAKEMQEGLVNDYKEGGWLPEWSSPGYADCMIGNNSASIVSEAYLKGLRGYDIESLYEALKHGANNEGPNATGRRGVQYYNTLGYVPYDVKINENAARTLEYAYDDYAIYQLGKALGKPKKEIEVYKKRSQNYRNLFDPQTKLMRGKNKDGKFETPFNPFKWGDAFTEGNSWHYSWSVFHDIQGLINLMGGKQQFVTKLDSVFEMPPVFDDSYYGGVIHEIREMQIAGMGQYAHGNQPIQHMIYLYNHAGQPWKTQYWVREAMNRLYRATPDGYCGDEDNGQTSAWYIFSSLGFYPVTPASDQYVLGAPLFKKVTVNLENGKIITINAPKNSYENRYVNTLTVDGKPYTNNWLSHKGLLNGAVLDFDMQATPNKDRGTKDADVPYSMSNEK
- a CDS encoding AAA family ATPase, whose amino-acid sequence is MDYIEIKGYKSIREAKVELKPINILIGANGSGKSNFISFFDFLNRVGTQNLTEYTGRSGGAEKFLYQGSRVTPQISASISFEKGINTYSFTVESENDGFIFTKEQLWFRNIAKDITNFKPESSVKTTSTDIAKYIREHLDGLKKYHFHDTGKNSPFTQMSNVQNGSYLFYEDGRNLASFLNHIKQNEQIVYNRIIKTIQSVAPYFSDFFLQANEEGHIRLQWQDKYSSTIYGASDLSDGTIRFIALSALFLQPRLRKSIIIDEPELGLHPFAITKLAGMIKSAASRGTQVIVATQSAELLNYFEPEDIITVDQINGQTEFKRLQRDQLSVWLDDYSIGDLWQQNIITGGQP
- a CDS encoding DUF4276 family protein produces the protein MKRIIIICEGQTEQEFCRQVLQPHFNAIHIDYPTIKKSGGGIVSWSALKKQIENHLIEEKSVIVTTFIDYYGIQDRFAFPEWAASKKEMDKGKRMNLLETAMHLAIAPSLNHRFIPYIQLHEFEALLFNDIKIFEDNLREDDFKKTELEQIIQQYPNPELINDTPENTPSRRLIRLIDGYDKIIYGAGLAESIGLEKIRAKSPRFNNWITTLENL
- a CDS encoding amino acid permease, with the translated sequence MPLQNKLGLWTSTSLVIGNMIGAGIFLMPAAMANFGSIGLLGWVFSAIGSFFLAKVFSNLSKLLPHATGGPYAYTRHGLGDFIGFLVAWGYYLAVACANAAITISFVSALSTFFPILASSSVIAVGTGLCSIWLLAYINMQGVVTGGKLQLITTILKVLPLLLVAVGGLFFIKAANFTPFNSSGGSVISALQATATMTMFAFIGIESATVPSGSVANPEKTVARATMLGLLITTFIYVLGSVSVIGIIPAAQLQKSVTPYADAAVAIYGNSARYWVSAGIAIAAFGSLNGWTLLQGQVPYAISKDKLFPPIFSRTNKKGVPYMGIIISSVMVSLFMTMNYTKGLVAQFKFLLLLSLLSVLIPYLLSAAAYLVIRVRNNPNAGGWAGAVALAIFAFGYALWAIAGAGQEAVYYGFLLLMAGIPFYVWAALRKNAE